ctgtctttctcttcctatctttccctccctctcaatttctctctgatctatcagattaaataaagcttaagggagtcgggcggtagcacagcaggttaagcgcacatggcacaaagcgcaaggattggcgtaaggatcctggttcgagcccccggctccccacctgcaggggagtcgcttcacaagcagtgaagcaggtctgcaggtctctgtctttctctccccttctgtcttccccgtctctctccatttctctctgtcctatccaacaacattaataaccgcaacaatgttaaacaagggcaacaaaagggaaaataaataaatattaagtttaaaagtaatttaaaaaaaaaaagaaatagatatccAAGAACCCTGGGAGACAGAACTCCCGAGCAGCAGACTAAAAGGGAGAGGCTGAAGGAGGCGGCTGAAGGCCACACCCAGGAGGAGGAAAGCAAGCAGATGCAGACTGAGGCCAAGGTGCCCTCACCTTGCTCGGTGGCTGGGCGCCGTTCTGCACAGGGACTGAGAAGGGTGGGCTCACCAGGGGTAGTGGCTGGCCAGCCCCCCCGCCCCTCACTGGCATGCCAGGGGTGGCCAGGGGCACCAGGACCTTCCCAGGCAGCAGCTGTGCAGAGCCACCAGGGGGCGGGGCCTGCACTGGAGACACGGACTGGGCTGTGGAGTGGAGAGAGGGCCAGGTTACCAGGGAGGTGGGCAGGCCAGTGGGCCCTCTCCTCAAGTTGCCCAACCCAGGCCTCTCACCTTTGGGGGGCGGGGCGGAGGGTACTGACTGCAGGATGGGAATGCCAGGAGTGGGCGTGGTGGCAGCCAGGACTTTGCCATTGGTGGAAGTGCCAGGTGGGAGGGTGAAACGAATGCTGGTGGTAGGGGCAGGGCCAGCAGGAGCCGCTGCCTTGGTCCCAGGGGCTGGTGCCGGGGTGGGCGCCACTTGAAGCTGCTGGGGCAGCGTGGGCAGGATGTACTGCACCTGGGTGATCCCCCCAGTCTTGCCCAGGGCACCTGGCTGCAGGATGCCCAAGGGCACTGGCCCATTGGGGCCACTCCCAGCAGCTGCTCCTGGGCCAGCAGCTGCCCCACTGCTAGGGGCGCCCTGGGCAATGAACTGGACAGCAGGGGGCGCTGGGGCCCCATAGCCTGGAGTGCCCACCAGCAGGTTGGTGACGGTGGCAGGTGCTTTCCCCACAGTGCCTAGAAGGGGTCCGGCTACCaaatgtggggctggggaggtggatGCTGCTGACTTCTTGTCTGAATACACTAAGCTGACACCCAGGGGGGAGCCCCCAGGTGCCCGGGACCCAGAGACCGTCTCAGTCCTGGCACTTGCGTCATTTGGAGACACTTCTGCCCGGACCGAGGGGGGGAAGGGTTTAGAGGCAATGGGCACAGGAGTGCTGCTGACGGGCCGCACCACATTGGTGACCATGGTTGCAGCTGGGCGAGACAGGGGGGCTGCTGGGGCCCCATAGGCCAGCGATGGGGTCGGCGCTGAGGGCAGGCGGGCTCCACTGCTTTCACGGTCCTCCTTGTTTGGAGGTAAGACTAGTGTCTGCAGGACACTTCCTCCCCCGCTGGGAGGTGCTGCAATGACTGAAGGACCTGGTGGCTCCATGACCCCCACGCTTTCAGGTCTCTTGCGCCGGAAAGTGACAGGATCCGTGGGAAGAAACCGAGTGGCCTTGGAAGGTGTTGCTGGGCCACCAGTTCCAGGGGGTGGGGGCCGCAGAGGGCCAGCTGTGCTGCCCTGACCTGACTCCTGGGCCTTGAAGGTTCCTGAGCCTAGTGAGAAGGAGGCAGCTGCCGAGGCTGAGGAGGAGGCCGGCGAAGATGAAGAGGACGGGGTAGGGCCGTAGCCTTTGCCGAAGGCTGCCGATGGATCTGGGGGCCCTGGgggttcagggtccagggaaggaCGGCAATGGGTAAAGGAGGTACGGATCACAGGTGAAAACACCTTCCGGCCAAAGCcctgggtgggagagggaggtgCAATTATGTAACAAGCCAGGAAAGCCACGCCCACCCATCACTTTGCCCCTCTCCCACCCTACTCCAGGTAAGCAAAACCTACCCCACTTATCAGCTGAAGGCCTCAATTTGTTCCAACTGTGACCCAGTCCCCATGAGGCAAGCAGCATACTCTCTGACATTCCCCTCTGTCAGTGCACAACAGGGCAGGCACACCCCTCCTAGGAGAGTAACCAGACAGGGCCAAGACCCAAACCCACCTTGTTGCCTTCGGGGTCCTCCCCAGAACTGTCCCCACTCTCGCTGTCAGTCACCCGCTCCTTGCACTTGAGATCAATGTCAGTGGTGCTGAAGCCATCATCAGCTAAGGGAGCAAAGGGAACATCAGTCAAGGGACTTGGTGCAGGGCCACCCAAGTAGGACAGTCTGGGACCAGTGACTGCTGTCCAGGAAGGCTGTGCCTCAGCATACAGTAGGACTAGTTGAGGCCCATGAGCACAGGGGTAAGAGCACTTAACTCTTTGCCTGATGGCCTGGCCTTACCCACattcccccagctccctgcctcacCGGGGGCTTCCCCAAGCATGGCTGCATTTAGTCAGCAGGGCTATGACCAAATCTCCTTCCTCCCAATGCTGGCTTTTTACTCCCTGAGCAGGAGTCTGGGTTCTTCAACTACTCACCAATGACATCATCATCCCCTTCCTCCTCACAGATGACCATACGCTCCTCATCACTGGTCATGTCCTCGCTGGCTGCACGCTGGGAACGGGAGGCTCGGGTGGGCAGCAATGGGGGCCGCCCACTGGCTGCAAGAGTACCCCCTTCACCAGGGGCAGCAAAGGGACCTGGCACCCCATATTGGGTGGAAGGTTTTGAGCCAGAATAGGAGGCCGGGCCAGACACCATCTGTAAGGGAGGTACAGGGAGGGTTCAGCCAGGCCTGTCACCTGGGGTAGCCCTCCCTGAACACACCCCCACAGCCCAACAGCCCGCACCCCAGACCTGAGTCAGCTCCTGTAGGGCCTGGCTGTCTACTTCCCCGCCATCCAGGCTGTGTACCCCACTGTGGGAGAAGGCGCGAGGCCGGGCCGAGCCAGGCCCCCCAACTGCGTGCAGACGTTCTGCCCCGCAGGAGCTGCTCCCCGGAGCCTTGGTGTCCGAGCTCAAGAGCGTCTGGGCTGCGACGGACAGGAGCTCCGAGGACACTGTAGAGTGGAAGGGCGCGTGTGGAGACGGACGCCTCtcaccagcacccagtctgctCAGGCTACCTTAGGCATCTCTAGGAGttgggcagaagcagggtgcaATCTTTGGGCCACCTGGCAGGGAAGGCATTACCATCCACAACCCTAGAAGCTCCCGCCCTCCAACGGTCCTGCCTTCTAGATAAGCTGAGAGATCTAAAAACAGGTTGGGGTCCAGTGTGCGCTGACCTGAGACTCAGCTGGTGGCACTCAAAGTGGAAATGACACCCCTGCCTTCACAGCTGCAGACCCAGAACCCTAGGATCACTCTAGAAAACCCCCTGAAATGGCACCAAATCAACAGGAGGCAATGAGGGCCTTTAATTGGGCTCCCAGGAGCCAGTCAAGCCGGAGATAAAATTCTGACTGCTTCTTGcagttttttttctgagcctcagtCTTCCTCATCTAGAAGGATGACAAGTGGGTGTGGCTTTTAATATTAAGAGTTTCCTGGGTGTCTAGATTGCTAAATACTCAATAAATGGATACTGATAACAAGATTGCTGTTGGAAAGCTTTCATCAGTCTGGACTTTCCTTCACAACAAGTTCCTTCACAGATTAAAGGCCTCAAGTAAAAGTCACAGGACAGAGACACTTGCGGGGGCTGGGGATGCCCAGAGGCTCTCAGGGCAGGAAGGACAGCAAGACGCCTTTACCTCCAGGGGCAGCAGCGGTACCCGTCTCTGACATGCTCCGCTCCCGAGTCTCCTTGTGCCCTCCTGCCAGCCCCAGGCTTGTGGGTTTGGCCTCTGAGCTGGACTTCTTCCTGTCCTTGTTGCACCACTTCCAATCTGGGTGGGCCTTGAAGTGGGCTTCCTTCACCTAGCACAAGAGGGCAGGGACTCTTCACTCAcctgtgccagcaggaggtggCAAGGAGACAGAAGGAGCAGGTGTTACCTGGAAGGCCAAATCATGGTACTTCTGCTTCTCCTTGGGCCCCAGAGCATACCACCACTCGCCCAGGATCTTGCTGACGGTCCGGTTGTCCTGGTTGGGGTGACGCTGGTGGACCAGGGCTCGGTGCCGCTTACTAAAGATCATGAAGGCATTCATAGGCCTCCGAATGTGGTCCTTCTCCCGCTGCAGTGGACATAGGCCCAAGTGAGACAGTTAGAAGTGGGAGAGGTAGGCATGGGTGGACACAGGGTGAGATGGGGATGGGAGATACCTTGTTGGGGCTGCGTCCATCCTTCTCAGATGAAGAATCTCGTTctttgggcagggcactgagaGACTGAGTTCGGCGTTTTCCAGGCGGCAGAGGCAACTGGATCTCGGGGGACATGATAGAGAGGAAGCTGCGAGAGGTGTGACAGGAATGGTGAGGACCATGTCTCCTcaacccaccctcaccccttgTCCCATGCCTCAGGATACTCACGCATCATCATGGTCACTCTCTGTCTCACTGTCCAGTCGAGGTTCTCCTGGAGGACCTGGAGCCTCCTCCTCTGTGGTGGGAAGGGGGGCCTTTCCAGGGTCCACCCCCAAAGTGTGGGGGGGCCCTGGGCTCTCAGGACATGTTGCTCCAGGGGGCCGCCCAGGGTCTGCATTCCCTGTCCCTCCTGATGGCTGCTCATGGGCAACAGCTGCCGACTCAGCAGGttctgggggtgggtggcagaGAGAGGTCAGGGGGGCCCTGCAGCTACCCTAACCCCACCCCCACATGACCCACAGGCCCCCACCCCTCCTCACCTTTGCTCTGGTTGGAGGCCACGGGGTGGCTGGCAGGTTGTTGGGCCTCACTCGGCTGCACAGAGGGGTCAGGCTGGCTGGGAGCCAGGAAGGGGACCAAGGAGTGCCAGGGGAATACGGCCACGGAGCGAGGTTCCACGTTTGTCCACACTGTGGGAAGGAACCAGCTGAGCTATGCAGTAGGAGAGCTTGGCCTTGACCCCATCTCAGGTTCTTTTCTACCCTGGAGATAGCTCCACCCCTTTTGTGCcacccccatcccctccaatCCCCCAGACCATATAACTGCCCTCAGGACAAACCCCTCCTGTAAGGTTTCTGGGTTTATACAAAGAACAGAAGCTGGGTAGGGAGGCGGTCCtcatgcctccctccctcccccacacctCCACCAGCCCAGCCACCAGGGACCAGGCCAGAGGAGTGACTGGCTCCTGTCACAAATCAGGCCATGTTCCACTGCCATCCTGTACTCCCAGGGCCCCAAGACCTCAGCAAAGCTAcggactccccccacacacacctgtcaTGTCACATTCCCAGCTACCATCCAAGCTACCATCTGACAGCCCCTCACCCGGGTCTCacactccctttccctttccttggtCAGACAGCAAGGCCTGGTGACCCTCCTCTCCCCCAGCAACGACCCAGAGGGTGTGAAGCTCGGCTTTTTCACTTTACCTACCCCACCCTCACCACGGACCCAGGGAGCCCAACTTGGTAGGCACaacaggctccaccatctctccAAAGAACCACTgct
The DNA window shown above is from Erinaceus europaeus chromosome 2, mEriEur2.1, whole genome shotgun sequence and carries:
- the CIC gene encoding protein capicua homolog isoform X6, coding for MYSAHRPLVPASGTASRGLGMFVWTNVEPRSVAVFPWHSLVPFLAPSQPDPSVQPSEAQQPASHPVASNQSKEPAESAAVAHEQPSGGTGNADPGRPPGATCPESPGPPHTLGVDPGKAPLPTTEEEAPGPPGEPRLDSETESDHDDAFLSIMSPEIQLPLPPGKRRTQSLSALPKERDSSSEKDGRSPNKREKDHIRRPMNAFMIFSKRHRALVHQRHPNQDNRTVSKILGEWWYALGPKEKQKYHDLAFQVKEAHFKAHPDWKWCNKDRKKSSSEAKPTSLGLAGGHKETRERSMSETGTAAAPGVSSELLSVAAQTLLSSDTKAPGSSSCGAERLHAVGGPGSARPRAFSHSGVHSLDGGEVDSQALQELTQMVSGPASYSGSKPSTQYGVPGPFAAPGEGGTLAASGRPPLLPTRASRSQRAASEDMTSDEERMVICEEEGDDDVIADDGFSTTDIDLKCKERVTDSESGDSSGEDPEGNKGFGRKVFSPVIRTSFTHCRPSLDPEPPGPPDPSAAFGKGYGPTPSSSSSPASSSASAAASFSLGSGTFKAQESGQGSTAGPLRPPPPGTGGPATPSKATRFLPTDPVTFRRKRPESVGVMEPPGPSVIAAPPSGGGSVLQTLVLPPNKEDRESSGARLPSAPTPSLAYGAPAAPLSRPAATMVTNVVRPVSSTPVPIASKPFPPSVRAEVSPNDASARTETVSGSRAPGGSPLGVSLVYSDKKSAASTSPAPHLVAGPLLGTVGKAPATVTNLLVGTPGYGAPAPPAVQFIAQGAPSSGAAAGPGAAAGSGPNGPVPLGILQPGALGKTGGITQVQYILPTLPQQLQVAPTPAPAPGTKAAAPAGPAPTTSIRFTLPPGTSTNGKVLAATTPTPGIPILQSVPSAPPPKAQSVSPVQAPPPGGSAQLLPGKVLVPLATPGMPVRGGGAGQPLPLVSPPFSVPVQNGAQPPSKIIQLTPVPVSTPGGLVPPLSPAPLSGPTSQPQKVLLPSSTRITYVQSAGGHTLPLGTSPASSQPGTVTSYGPTSSVALGFTSLGPSGPAFVQPLLSGQAPLLAPGQVGVSPVPSPQLPPTCTAPGGPIITAFYPGSPAPTSSTPLAQPSQAPPGLVYTVATSTTPPAATILPKGPAAPATATPAPTSPFPSATAGSMTYSLVAPKAQRPTPKAPQKVKAAIASIPVGSFEASAPGRPGPPPRQPVEPGTARELPASESELEGQPTTPGPPPPPETWPPTTRSSSPPPPLVEERVNPKGPETMASKFPSSSSDWRVPGLGLESRGEPPTPPSPVPAPAPGSSGGGSSEGSSGRAAGDTPERKEAASTGKKVKVRPPPLKKTFDSVDNRVLSEVDFEERFAELPEFRPEEVLPSPTLQSLATSPRAILGSYRKKRKNSTDLDSAPEDPTSPKRKIRRRSSCSSEPNTPKSAKCEGDIFTFDRTGTEGEDVLGELEYEKVPYSSLRRTLDQRRALVMQLFQDHGFFPSAQATAAFQARYADIFPSKVCLQLKIREVRQKIMQAATPTEQPPGAETPLPGPPPTGTAAASVPTPSPAGVPDPSSPGSDSGTAPAAPPLPPPPEPGPGQPGWEGPPQPSPPPPGPSTAATGR
- the CIC gene encoding protein capicua homolog isoform X7; protein product: MYSAHRPLVPASGTASRGLGMFVWTNVEPRSVAVFPWHSLVPFLAPSQPDPSVQPSEAQQPASHPVASNQSKEPAESAAVAHEQPSGGTGNADPGRPPGATCPESPGPPHTLGVDPGKAPLPTTEEEAPGPPGEPRLDSETESDHDDAFLSIMSPEIQLPLPPGKRRTQSLSALPKERDSSSEKDGRSPNKREKDHIRRPMNAFMIFSKRHRALVHQRHPNQDNRTVSKILGEWWYALGPKEKQKYHDLAFQVKEAHFKAHPDWKWCNKDRKKSSSEAKPTSLGLAGGHKETRERSMSETGTAAAPGVSSELLSVAAQTLLSSDTKAPGSSSCGAERLHAVGGPGSARPRAFSHSGVHSLDGGEVDSQALQELTQMVSGPASYSGSKPSTQYGVPGPFAAPGEGGTLAASGRPPLLPTRASRSQRAASEDMTSDEERMVICEEEGDDDVIADDGFSTTDIDLKCKERVTDSESGDSSGEDPEGNKGFGRKVFSPVIRTSFTHCRPSLDPEPPGPPDPSAAFGKGYGPTPSSSSSPASSSASAAASFSLGSGTFKAQESGQGSTAGPLRPPPPGTGGPATPSKATRFLPTDPVTFRRKRPESVGVMEPPGPSVIAAPPSGGGSVLQTLVLPPNKEDRESSGARLPSAPTPSLAYGAPAAPLSRPAATMVTNVVRPVSSTPVPIASKPFPPSVRAEVSPNDASARTETVSGSRAPGGSPLGVSLVYSDKKSAASTSPAPHLVAGPLLGTVGKAPATVTNLLVGTPGYGAPAPPAVQFIAQGAPSSGAAAGPGAAAGSGPNGPVPLGILQPGALGKTGGITQVQYILPTLPQQLQVAPTPAPAPGTKAAAPAGPAPTTSIRFTLPPGTSTNGKVLAATTPTPGIPILQSVPSAPPPKAQSVSPVQAPPPGGSAQLLPGKVLVPLATPGMPVRGGGAGQPLPLVSPPFSVPVQNGAQPPSKIIQLTPVPVSTPGGLVPPLSPAPLSGPTSQPQKVLLPSSTRITYVQSAGGHTLPLGTSPASSQPGTVTSYGPTSSVALGFTSLGPSGPAFVQPLLSGQAPLLAPGQVGVSPVPSPQLPPTCTAPGGPIITAFYPGSPAPTSSTPLAQPSQAPPGLVYTVATSTTPPAATILPKGPAAPATATPAPTSPFPSATAGSMTYSLVAPKAQRPTPKAPQKVKAAIASIPVGSFEASAPGRPGPPPRQPVEPGTARELPASESELEGQPTTPGPPPPPETWPPTTRSSSPPPPLVEERVNPKGPETMASKFPSSSSDWRVPGLGLESRGEPPTPPSPVPAPAPGSSGGGSSEGSSGRAAGDTPERKEAASTGKKVKVRPPPLKKTFDSVDKVLSEVDFEERFAELPEFRPEEVLPSPTLQSLATSPRAILGSYRKKRKNSTDLDSAPEDPTSPKRKIRRRSSCSSEPNTPKSAKCEGDIFTFDRTGTEGEDVLGELEYEKVPYSSLRRTLDQRRALVMQLFQDHGFFPSAQATAAFQARYADIFPSKVCLQLKIREVRQKIMQAATPTEQPPGAETPLPGPPPTGTAAASVPTPSPAGVPDPSSPGSDSGTAPAAPPLPPPPEPGPGQPGWEGPPQPSPPPPGPSTAATGR